The Alphaproteobacteria bacterium genome segment ATTGCGGGCGGCACCGGCGATATCGCCCTGCGCATCTTGAAACCCTACGCCAGTGCGGCGGCGCGGCCGCGGGTCAGCGTGCTGGATATCAACGAAAGCATGCTCCGGGTCGGGCGCGACCGCAGCACCGACCGAGGTTGCCTCGACGGGATCGACTGGGTCTGCGGGGATGCGCAGGCGCTGCCGCTGCGCGACCGCACAGTCGATGCCTATACGGTCGCGTTCGGGATGCGCAACATGACCGACATCCCCGCGGCCTTGGCCGAAGCCTACCGGGTGCTGCGCCCCGGCGGACGGTTCCTGTGCCTTGAATTCAGCCGCGTGTCGCCGCTGCTGGCGCCGCTCTACGATGCCTATTCGTTCCGGTTGCTGCCGGTGATGGGGCGCCTGATCGCGCGCGATGCCGAGTCCTATCGCTATCTCGCCGAGAGCATCCGCACCTTTCCCCACCAGGACGCCTTCGCGGACCTGATCCGCGGCGCCGGATTCGAGCGCGTTTCCCACCGCAACCTGTCGAGCGGGATCGTCGCGCTCCATGTGGGCTGGCGAACCTGAACGCGCTTGCTGGGACCCTTTCGCAATATCCTCCGGCTCGTCCGGATCGCCTACACGTTGGCGCGGCACGACGCCTTGTTTCTGTTGGACATGTTGGGCTACGGGCCTTGGCCGCGGCGGCTCGCGCGCCTTGCCCTGCCGGGCCCGCGGGCGGCGGCACGCGGCCTGCGGCGCGGACAACGGTTGGTGGCCGCCCTCGAAGCGCTGGGACCGGCCTTCATCAAGTTCGGTCAGACGTTGTCGACCCGGCCCGATCTCGTCGGCGATGCCTTTGCCGAAGACCTAGCTTCGCTGCGCGACCGCCTCGCGCCGTTCCCCGGCGAGGCCGCCGTCGAGGTCATCGAAACCGCCTTCGATTGCGCGCTTGAAAGCCTGTTCGCGGAATTCGACCAAACCCCGGTCGCCGCCGCGAGCATCGCGCAAGTCCACTATGCGCTGACCGCCGACGGCCGCGCGGTCGCCGTCAAGGTGCTGCGGCCCGGGATCGAACGGGCCTTCGGCCGCGACATCGAGTTGTTCCGCTGGCTTGCGCGCATCGCCGCCGCGACCCAGCCGACGATGCGCCGGCTCAAGCCGGTCGAGGTGGTCGATAAGTTCGCCGAAACCAGCTACCGCGAAATGGACCTGAGCTTGGAGGCGGCGGCGGCATCGGAACTCGGCCAAAACTTTGTCGATGATCCGACCTACCAAGTGCCCGAGGTCGATTGGGCCCGCACTGGTCCGCGTGTCCTGACGCTGGCCCGGGTCGAGGGGATCAGCCTGGGCAACCGCCATGCCCTGGTCGATGCCGGGATCGACCTCGATACCGTCGTGACCAATTTACTGGCGGGATTTCTCCATCAAGTGTTCCGCGACGGGTTTTTCCACGGGGACATGCACCCCGGCAATCTGTTCGCCGATATCGAGGGCAATATCCTCGCGGTCGATTTCGGCATCATGGGCCGGCTGGATTTGAAGAACCGGCGCTACCTCGCCGATCTGATGCTAGCGTTTCTGACCCGCGACTATTGGCGCGCCGCCGAAGTTCATTTCGAGGCGGGCTATGTCCCGGCGAATCAATCGCTCGACGCTTTCGCCCAGGCCTGCCGCGCCATCGGGGAGCCGATCCTGGGCAAGCCCGCCAACGAAATTTCCATCGCGCGGCTGCTGGCGCAATTGCTGCGGGTGACCGAGCAATTTCAAATGGAAACGCAGACCCAAC includes the following:
- a CDS encoding class I SAM-dependent methyltransferase; this encodes MSDNAPTADPTPPEEVPFGFRKVPRAAKSGLVRGVFDSVAQRYDLMNDVMSGGLHRAWKDALVRRLNARPGEHVVDIAGGTGDIALRILKPYASAAARPRVSVLDINESMLRVGRDRSTDRGCLDGIDWVCGDAQALPLRDRTVDAYTVAFGMRNMTDIPAALAEAYRVLRPGGRFLCLEFSRVSPLLAPLYDAYSFRLLPVMGRLIARDAESYRYLAESIRTFPHQDAFADLIRGAGFERVSHRNLSSGIVALHVGWRT
- the ubiB gene encoding 2-polyprenylphenol 6-hydroxylase; its protein translation is MLGPFRNILRLVRIAYTLARHDALFLLDMLGYGPWPRRLARLALPGPRAAARGLRRGQRLVAALEALGPAFIKFGQTLSTRPDLVGDAFAEDLASLRDRLAPFPGEAAVEVIETAFDCALESLFAEFDQTPVAAASIAQVHYALTADGRAVAVKVLRPGIERAFGRDIELFRWLARIAAATQPTMRRLKPVEVVDKFAETSYREMDLSLEAAAASELGQNFVDDPTYQVPEVDWARTGPRVLTLARVEGISLGNRHALVDAGIDLDTVVTNLLAGFLHQVFRDGFFHGDMHPGNLFADIEGNILAVDFGIMGRLDLKNRRYLADLMLAFLTRDYWRAAEVHFEAGYVPANQSLDAFAQACRAIGEPILGKPANEISIARLLAQLLRVTEQFQMETQTQLLLLQKTMVVAEGVARSLDTEIVFWEKAQPVIQEWMEDHMGPAARLREGLDSTLRVIRRLPGVLESAQTLVGQIADEGLRLHPETVREIAREQARQRRLTNRLLIVVSAVIAAILLVT